A window from Phycisphaeraceae bacterium encodes these proteins:
- a CDS encoding DIP1984 family protein — protein MKLAEALILRGSMQKKLASLRERIAVNILVQEGSQPHEDPLKLLAEAAGVLDEFEKLVTAINAANLAHRLPDGRTLTAAIAHRDALSQRISMLDAALHAARKDPDRYSAREIKWVASIDVSKLQKQSEDFSAQLRE, from the coding sequence ATGAAACTTGCCGAGGCTCTCATCCTTCGCGGTTCGATGCAGAAGAAGCTCGCCTCCCTCCGCGAGCGCATCGCGGTCAACATTCTTGTGCAGGAGGGCAGTCAACCTCACGAGGATCCGCTGAAGCTCCTTGCCGAGGCCGCAGGGGTGCTGGATGAGTTTGAAAAGCTGGTCACGGCCATCAATGCCGCGAACCTTGCACACAGGCTCCCCGACGGCCGCACGCTGACCGCCGCCATTGCGCACCGTGACGCGCTCTCGCAGCGGATTTCCATGCTCGACGCAGCGCTTCATGCGGCCAGGAAGGACCCCGATCGCTACAGCGCCCGCGAGATCAAGTGGGTGGCGTCCATCGATGTGAGCAAGCTCCAGAAGCAATCCGAGGACTTCTCCGCACAGCTTCGCGAGTGA
- a CDS encoding AAA family ATPase: MRVIILGNAGAGKSTLAQRLAATAAAARLSLDEVAFHGGTQRRAVRESVDAAKRWIALHDRWVIEGCYADLIEPLLDFCDELIFLNPGVAACVAHCRARPWEPEKFRSRQEQNAQLDFLIDWVRSYEERTDEYGLARHRALYDSYPGRKREITDPRDYQPVGPAE; this comes from the coding sequence ATGAGAGTCATCATTCTTGGAAACGCTGGAGCAGGCAAGAGCACCCTGGCGCAGCGACTTGCGGCGACCGCCGCGGCCGCCCGTCTCTCACTTGACGAGGTGGCGTTTCACGGCGGCACCCAGCGGCGAGCCGTGCGGGAGAGCGTCGACGCCGCCAAGCGCTGGATCGCCCTCCATGACCGCTGGGTCATCGAAGGTTGCTACGCCGACCTCATCGAACCGCTGCTCGACTTCTGTGATGAACTCATCTTTCTCAACCCGGGTGTCGCGGCATGCGTGGCCCATTGTCGCGCGCGGCCGTGGGAGCCGGAGAAGTTTCGGTCACGCCAGGAGCAGAACGCGCAACTCGATTTCCTGATCGATTGGGTTCGATCGTACGAGGAGCGCACGGATGAGTACGGCCTCGCCAGGCACCGGGCGCTCTACGACTCCTATCCCGGAAGGAAGCGCGAGATCACGGACCCGCGCGACTACCAGCCCGTCGGACCCGCAGAGTGA
- a CDS encoding YdeI/OmpD-associated family protein: protein MTTSKIDGGTVHPLPSDFRKAIASNPVARALWTEITPLARNEWICWVTSAKRDETRSRRIAVGIDQMSKGTRRPCCWPGCPHRERAAGRALT, encoded by the coding sequence ATGACGACTTCGAAGATCGACGGCGGAACGGTTCATCCTCTCCCCTCCGACTTTCGGAAAGCGATCGCATCCAATCCCGTCGCACGAGCGCTCTGGACGGAGATCACGCCGCTGGCTCGAAACGAGTGGATCTGCTGGGTCACCTCGGCCAAGAGGGACGAGACGAGGTCGCGCCGAATTGCGGTCGGCATCGACCAGATGTCCAAGGGCACGCGCAGGCCATGCTGCTGGCCGGGATGTCCCCACCGCGAGCGTGCTGCGGGACGCGCGCTCACCTGA